The following are from one region of the Silene latifolia isolate original U9 population chromosome 9, ASM4854445v1, whole genome shotgun sequence genome:
- the LOC141598768 gene encoding putative protein S-acyltransferase 22, producing MRKHGWQLPYHPLQVVAVAVFLALGFAFYVFFAPFVGKKKLFQYIIMGVYTPLIVGAFGLYIWCAAADPADPGVFKSKKYLKTSGKRGHAKAKDPKQGGKTISSKLNVNSGGKGTKSLDGDCKSTDVYTEDFDADHEHERSSAGCSSWFWRILCFPCTFLCNCISPSDESSEKQTSEDGMFYCSLCEVEVFKYSKHCRVCDKCVNHFDHHCRWLNNCIGRRNYRQFFTLMVASILLLILQWSTGIFVLVCSFVERKRFNVEIIAKLGSSFSMVPFVIVVAVCTLLAMIATLPLAQLFFFHILLIKKGLSTYDYIVALREQEQQEVGGGQSPQMSQVSSLTGMSSASSFNTFRRGAWCTPPRLFLEDQFDVVPPETGSVSSYGKKTSVEEPIKKKNPAVKISPWTLARLNPEEVSKAAAEARKKSKILQPVIRRGGLPPNVDRNNSFGSSGGRMGPRIDHSRRRPSKRVRLPTDLALEQLVKIPNASSSLAPLQLEARSAFRTSMAMSSVGNMVESSPESSLESPDGHPFRLSSSGAEESNRLTSMSISAGAALPEIPLSRSTSDGYEASGGEDSDQIPSRPADRPVNWSNLLFGSNPDETRFRSIKSSSTFSQGSSLRKF from the exons ATAGTAGGTGCCTTTGGCCTGTATATCTGGTGTGCAGCAGCTGATCCAGCCGACCCAGGAGTTTTCAAGTCAAAGAAGTACCTTAAAACATCAGGTAAAAGAGGACATGCAAAAGCAAAGGACCCCAAGCAAGGTGGAAAAACCATTTCATCAAagctaaatgtgaattctggtggAAAAGGTACTAAATCACTTGATGGAGATTGTAAGAGCACGGATGTTTACACAGAAGATTTTGATGCCGATCATGAGCATGAAAGAAGTTCAGCCGGTTGTTCATCATGGTTCTGGAGAATATTGTGCTTTCCTTGTACTTTCCTCTGTAATTGCATCAGCCCATCTGACGAATCTTCCGAGAAACAAACGAGTGAAGATGGGATGTTTTATTGTAGTTTATGTGAAGTAGAG GTTTTCAAGTACAGCAAGCATTGTAGAGTTTGTGACAAATGTGTTAATCATTTTGATCACCACTGCCGG TGGCTTAATAATTGTATTGGCAGAAGAAACTACAGGCAGTTTTTCACCCTCATGGTTGCATCGATTCTTCTG CTAATTCTTCAATGGTCAACCGGGATCTTTGTCTTGGTTTGTTCTTTTGTTGAGAGGAAGAGATTCAATGTGGAGATTATTGCAAAGCTTGGCAGCAGTTTCTCTATGGTTCCCTTTGTCATTGTAGTG GCTGTTTGTACTCTTTTGGCTATGATAGCTACTCTGCCATTGGCTCAGCTTTTCTTCTTCCATATCCTCCTTATAAAGAAG GGACTTAGCACATATGACTATATTGTGGCTTTGAGAGAGCAGGAGCAACAAGAGGTCGGTGGTGGACAGAGTCCCCAAATGTCCCAAGTTAGCTCTCTTACCGGGATGAGCAGTGCTAGTTCTTTTAACACTTTCCGACGGGGTGCTTGGTGTACTCCGCCGAGGTTGTTTCTTGAAGATCAG TTTGACGTAGTCCCTCCAGAAACAGGTTCCGTAAGTTCTTATGGCAAAAAAACTTCTGTTGAGGAACCAATCAAGAAGAAAAATCCGGCAGTAAAGATCAGCCCGTGGACTTTAGCCCGCTTAAATCCCGAAGAGGTTTCAAAGGCAGCTGCCGAGGCAAGAAAGAAATCTAAGATCCTGCAACCGGTTATAAGGCGAGGGGGCCTACCACCGAACGTAGATAGGAACAACAGTTTTGGAAGCAGTGGGGGACGAATGGGTCCAAGGATCGACCACAGTAGAAGACGGCCGAGTAAACGGGTTAGGCTACCTACAGATCTGGCCCTTGAGCAGCTGGTGAAAATTCCGAATGCATCCAGTAGCTTGGCACCCCTTCAACTAGAAGCAAGGAGTGCTTTCAGGACTAGCATGGCCATGTCGAGTGTAGGTAACATGGTGGAGTCGTCACCTGAAAGCAGCTTGGAATCTCCCGATGGTCATCCATTCCGCCTTTCATCTTCTGGAGCCGAGGAATCTAACCGGCTTACTAGCATGTCTATTTCAGCAGGAGCTGCATTGCCTGAGATCCCTCTCTCAAGATCAACCAGTGACGGATATGAAGCTTCTGGTGGAGAAGACAGTGATCAGATCCCTTCTAGACCTGCGGATAGGCCCGTGAATTGGAGTAATCTGCTTTTCGGGTCAAACCCTGATGAAACCAGATTTCGCAGTATCAAGTCATCATCGACATTTAGCCAAGGAAGCAGCCTAAGAAAGTTTTGA
- the LOC141600168 gene encoding uncharacterized protein LOC141600168, with product MVVCWAVWEARNRVVFEGGRVEVAEVVKRIHRVVEEIEGELMVRTTRSGGQQLVEGMSGGGWKGPDTGWVKLNVDAGVKDGVGVGIGAVCRDSEGKVLWGMAHSRREVWEVHVAEAVAILEGLELAVEKGHDRIVVESDCSQVIEALRQRKKGRSLFTFIINDILRLCFSFISVSWSFTSRRNNAVAHELAHVAPVGSGRIVWVDKLPELVDRLINSN from the coding sequence ATGGTAGTCTGTTGGGCGGTATGGGAGGCGAGGAATAGGGTTGTTTTTGAGGGAGGACGGGTTGAGGTGGCTGAGGTGGTGAAAAGAATACATCGAGTCGTGGAGGAGATAGAAGGGGAGTTGATGGTGCGGACTACGAGGAGTGGTGGGCAGCAGCTGGTTGAGGGGATGTCGGGGGGCGGCTGGAAAGGTCCTGATACGGGATGGGTGAAGCTTAATGTCGACGCGGGAGTGAAGGATGGCGTGGGTGTGGGCATTGGAGCTGTATGCCGTGACAGTGAAGGGAAGGTGCTTTGGGGCATGGCGCATAGTCGGAGGGAAGTGTGGGAGGTACATGTGGCGGAAGCTGTTGCAATCTTGGAAGGACTAGAGCTCGCGGTGGAGAAGGGTCATGACCGGATCGTGGTGGAAAGTGACTGCTCGCAAGTGATCGAAGCTTTGAGACAACGCAAGAAGGGCCGTAGTTTGTTTACTTTTATTATTAACGATATTTTACGTTTGTGtttttctttcatttctgtttctTGGTCTTTTACGAGTAGGCGGAACAATGCGGTGGCTCATGAGTTAGCACATGTAGCGCCGGTAGGGTCTGGTAGAATTGTTTGGGTCGATAAGCTACCTGAGCTTGTTGATCGGCTTATTAATTCGAATTAA
- the LOC141598767 gene encoding uncharacterized protein LOC141598767, which yields MEECDGKNSTDGLSIDLGNYCDYHQFRSSSALEILRECVRILRFNCAGFMLIAALLICPVSAVQLTNLLVDHTIVKRLSIRLLLIARTTGLPLNSAVKLFCQRFSELAVSIAVCFPLYVTLSLLSKTAVVYSVDCTYCKKQFDATVFSVVAKKLWRRVVVTYVWGCMTVVGIVTLFLALFLAVCNVFLILGFELDLIVYPGMVVGLMFSILFANAIVICNVAVVMSVLEDVSGLQALLRSRVLISGQTQVGLVIYIMSTIGMGFVQGLFEHRVKTLSYGDGSSRIWEGPLLVLMYSFVVLVDSMMTAVFYFSCRSFSMEAVDDEDQPILEMATADFKAASDHCEEDIA from the coding sequence atggaagaatgtgatggtAAAAACAGTACAGATGGATTATCAATTGATTTGGGTAATTACTGTGATTATCATCAGTTCAGATCAAGTAGTGCATTAGAGATTTTAAGGGAATGTGTTAGGATTCTGAGATTTAATTGTGCAGGATTTATGTTAATTGCAGCATTACTGATTTGTCCTGTTTCTGCTGTTCAATTAACAAATTTATTAGTTGATCATACTATTGTTAAGAGATTGAGTATAAGATTGTTGTTGATTGCTAGAACTACTGGATTGCCATTAAATTCTGCTGTAAAGTTGTTTTGTCAACGGTTTTCGGAACTGGCTGTTTCAATTGCAGTGTGTTTTCCATTGTATGTTACACTGTCGCTTTTGTCGAAAACTGCAGTTGTTTATTCTGTAGACTGTACTTACTGTAAGAAGCAGTTTGATGCAACTGTATTTTCTGTGGTAGCTAAGAAGTTATGGAGAAGGGTTGTTGTGACATATGTTTGGGGATGTATGACagttgttgggattgttactttgttccTTGCGCTTTTCCTGGCGGTCTGCAATGTGTTTCTGATATTAGGGTTTGAGTTGGATTTGATCGTGTACCCGGGAATGGTAGTTGGGCTTATGTTTTCAATACTGTTTGCAAATGCAATTGTAATTTGCAATGTTGCAGTGGTGATGTCAGTTTTGGAGGATGTTTCGGGTCTTCAGGCGTTGTTGAGGTCTAGGGTTCTTATCAGTGGTCAAACTCAGGTGGGTCTTGTGATTTACATTATGTCGACGATAGGGATGGGGTTTGTGCAGGGATTGTTTGAGCATAGAGTGAAAACATTGAGCTATGGAGACGGATCGTCTAGAATATGGGAAGGTCCTCTTCTGGTGCTCATGTATTCCTTTGTGGTGCTAGTTGATTCTATGATGACTGCAGTTTTTTACTTTAGCTGTCGGTCGTTTAGTATGGAAGCAGTTGATGACGAAGATCAGCCGATACTTGAAATGGCTACTGCAGACTTTAAGGCTGCCTCTGATCACTGTGAGGAGGACATTGCTTGA